Below is a window of Candidatus Methylomirabilota bacterium DNA.
GACCCCGCGTGCTCCGGGGCGCGCCCCCTTTGCCCCCGCCGAGACACCCCCGCCGGGATCGATCCGCTCCCCGTCTTACGCCCTCTGTGTCCTGTGCTCTCGATCAGGTCGGATGCCACGTGAGTCGCTTGATCCGCCCGAGAATCTGCCCAAACAGGCGCTGCGTCAAGTGGCGTTCGGGCAGCTGGAGGATAACGTACCGCGCATGCAGGATGAGGCGCCCGCCGGTCGCGAATCGCCGTTGCTGGAGGCTCGTCAGGGACCAGCTCTGAAAGGCGAGAGGCAGGACAAGCCGGCGCAGCAGATTGTCAAGATGGTAGGCCACGACCCCCAAGAGCAAGCGCACTTCATTGGCGCGGAACCGATGACAGGGGATCCGGGTTTAGAGGGCGCGGACAAGCTCGAGCAGGCGCCCGAGCGTGGCGAGCCGCGCGTCGAGCGTGTCACCCGCGGGCTCGACGCGCAGCGTGGTGATCCCGGCATAGCGATACGCCTCGAGGCGCTTGCGCACCATCGCCTCCGTCCCGAGGAGGTTGGTCTTGAGCACCAGCTCGTCGGGCACGCGCGAGGCCGCCTCTTCCCTGCGGTCGTCCAGCCAGAGGCGCTGGACCTCGACCGCCACGTCCTCGTAGCCCGCCCGCTTGAATGCGTCGTTGTAGAAGTTGTGCTGGCGCGAGCCCATGGCTCCGAGCGTGAAGGCGAGGCCGGGCTTGCGCGCCGGGATGAGCCGCTCGGCGTCATCGGAGAAGGCGACCACGCCGCCCGCCTGGAGGTCGAGCTGGGCGAGCGAGCGGCCCGCGCGGAGGGCGCCCGCCTCCAGGTGGTCGAAGAACACCCGCGCGTGCTCGGGCATGAAGGAGGTGCCGAGCCAGCCGTCGGCGATCTCTCCCGTCATCTCGAGGCTCCTCGGCGACAGCGTGGCCAGGTAGATGGGGATCTCCGGCTGGGGCCGCGCCGCCGACCTGAGCGCCTTGCCCTCGCCTCCGGGCAGCGGCAGCTCGTAGATCTTGCCCTTGTAGGCGAGGCGCTCGCCCCGCGCCGCGCGCCGCACGATCTCGACGGTCTCGCGCAGGCGCTGCACGGGCCGCTCGAAGCGGATGCCGTGCCACCCTTCGATGACCTGCGGCCCGCTCACGCCGAGCCCGAGGAGAAAGCGTCCGCCCGACATCGCGGCCAGGCTCATGGCCGTCATCGCGACGAGCGCGGGCGTGCGGGTGCCCGCCTGCATGATCCCGGTGCCGAGGCGGATGCGAGAGGTGCGCGCCGCCATAAAGGCGAGCGGGGTCGCCGCGTCGTGTCCCCACGCCTCGGCCGACCACAGGCAGTCGACGCCGAGGCGCTCCGCCTCCACCACGTAGGCGCTCGCCGCCTGCCAATCGTCGTTGGCGAGCTTGAGAGAGATGGCAACGCGCATCAGGCGCTGCGGGACGCCGTCATTGCGGCGGCGATCTTCTGAAGCTGGCCGGCGTGGTCCAGGTCGTGCAGGCGCATGAAGAGCAGGGTCTCGCGCCAGTTGAGCGGGCCGAACATCCCGTGCTCGATTGGGCGCTCGAGGCTGGCGAGGGGATCGGCGCGCAGCACGCGCTCGAACAAGGCCTCGCGATCTCGCGTTAGGAGGGCCGACCACTCGGCCGCCGGGCGCGCGGGCGCGCCGACGGCGCCCTGGTCTTTCATTCGCCTCGGCGGTGGCGCCTGGTCGAGGGCGCGCGTGATGCCGGCGCCGAAGTAGACGCCCGCGGCGACGACGTGCGCCATCACCTCGTTCGCGCTCCACTCGTCTTCGGCCGGGCGCTCGGTGAAGCGGGCGGCCGGAACGGCCTCCGCCGCCGTCCGGAGGTCCGCCATCGCCGCGCGGACTTTCTCGATGATGGCGGCCGGCGAGAGCTTCGCGCCTTGCGCCTCCAGGTAACTCCGGATCCGCGCTTCCTCGTCGGTCATGTCGCTCTCCTCACACGAACTCTTCGCCCAGAATGCGCCAGATCTCGCGGAAGTCCTCCAGGTACCCTTCGCTCTCCTTGACCCCCTTGGCCCGCGCCGTGGCGGGTGCCGGCTATCCTAGTCGGACGCGGCCGCGAAGGCAAACCCGGTTCGTGACTTCGCCTACAGGCGCCCGAACGAGTGGCGCCTTCGTGCTAAGGTTTGCGGGAAGATCCGTCGCGGCCGCTTGATCAGGGACAAGGGAGATGGCGATGAGAGTAGTCGCGCTCGTGCTGGCCGGCTGTCTGTCGACGGCCCCGGTGTCGGCCGCCGAGGTCCGCGTCTTCTGCGCGGGCGCCGTCGAGTCGGGCCTCGTTGCGCTGTCCGGCGCGTTCACGCGGGAGACAGGGAACGTGGTGCGACTCACGGCAGGGGTGCCGGCGGCGCTGAGACAGAGGGTCGAGGCGGGCGAGGCTCCCGACGTGCTGATCGCGCCGCCGGCGGTGATGGACGCGCTGGTCCGGGCGGGCAAGGTCAAGGCGGAGGGACGGGCGCTCGTCGCGCGTGTCGGCGTGGGCGTCCTGGTGCGCAAGGGCGCGCCGCTTCCCGACATCTCGTCCCCTGAGCGCCTGAAGCAGACGCTCCTGTCGGCCGAGTCGCTGGTCTACAACCGGGCCTCCACCGGGACATACTTCGAGCGGTTGCTCGACCGCCTGGGCGTCGCCGAGCAGGTCAAGGCCAAGGCGGTGCGCTACGCCGACGGCGTCTCCGTCCTCGAGCACGTGCTCCGGGGCACCGGCCGCGAGGTCGGCATCGGCGCGATCACCGAGATCAGGGAGTACGAGCCCATGGGGCTCACGTTCGTCGGGCCGTTGCCCGGCGAGCTCCAGAACTACACGAGCTACGTCGCGGGCGTGGTGACCGTAGCCGGCGATCCGGACGGCGGGGCGGCGTTCATCGGGTTCGTCACGAGCCCCGCCGCGAAGACGGTGTTCTCGGCAACTGGTGCGCAGTGACGCGCGCGGGCCAAGTTGACAGCATCGCCCCGGGTTGAGATAAGCGGGATCATGACGGGAGAACTACGATGAGCCTCACGAGCAAGAATCCGCAGCCGGCGCAGGACGGGATGCCGACGACGCGGGGGATGAATTTCTTCCTCGAGGACCGGAACCTCCAGTTCCTCTGCGAATCAGTGATGGGCGCCGCGACCTTCGAGCGCGCGCGGCCGCACCTCGTCGAGATGGGCAAGGTCGCCGGCGGGGAGCTCGATGACCTCGCGGCCCAGGCGGACAAGAACCCTCCGGTCCTCCGCGCCTTCGATCAGGCCGGCCGGCGCGTGGACGAGGTCGTCTTTCACCCGTCCTACCGCCGCATGGAGGCGATCGCCTTTGGGCGCTTCGGTCTCGCGGCGCTGTCGCACCGGGACGGCGTGCTCGGCTGGCCCGGTC
It encodes the following:
- a CDS encoding DinB family protein; this encodes MTDEEARIRSYLEAQGAKLSPAAIIEKVRAAMADLRTAAEAVPAARFTERPAEDEWSANEVMAHVVAAGVYFGAGITRALDQAPPPRRMKDQGAVGAPARPAAEWSALLTRDREALFERVLRADPLASLERPIEHGMFGPLNWRETLLFMRLHDLDHAGQLQKIAAAMTASRSA
- a CDS encoding LLM class F420-dependent oxidoreductase, translated to MRVAISLKLANDDWQAASAYVVEAERLGVDCLWSAEAWGHDAATPLAFMAARTSRIRLGTGIMQAGTRTPALVAMTAMSLAAMSGGRFLLGLGVSGPQVIEGWHGIRFERPVQRLRETVEIVRRAARGERLAYKGKIYELPLPGGEGKALRSAARPQPEIPIYLATLSPRSLEMTGEIADGWLGTSFMPEHARVFFDHLEAGALRAGRSLAQLDLQAGGVVAFSDDAERLIPARKPGLAFTLGAMGSRQHNFYNDAFKRAGYEDVAVEVQRLWLDDRREEAASRVPDELVLKTNLLGTEAMVRKRLEAYRYAGITTLRVEPAGDTLDARLATLGRLLELVRAL
- a CDS encoding substrate-binding domain-containing protein, translated to MRVVALVLAGCLSTAPVSAAEVRVFCAGAVESGLVALSGAFTRETGNVVRLTAGVPAALRQRVEAGEAPDVLIAPPAVMDALVRAGKVKAEGRALVARVGVGVLVRKGAPLPDISSPERLKQTLLSAESLVYNRASTGTYFERLLDRLGVAEQVKAKAVRYADGVSVLEHVLRGTGREVGIGAITEIREYEPMGLTFVGPLPGELQNYTSYVAGVVTVAGDPDGGAAFIGFVTSPAAKTVFSATGAQ